CCGCCGCTGAGACGATAATGGCCAACTCCGAGGACGAAGTTCTGGTCATAAACAGGGAGAAGACCCTTCCCTACTCGCCGGCGGCCCTGCCGTACTACATAGAGGGAACCGTGAGGAGGGATGGGCTGTTCGTCTGGAACTGGCACTTCGTCCGCTCAAGTGGAATAGACTACCTCATGGGCAGGGAGATTATTAAGGTCGACACGGAGGCCAAGAAGGTGCTCCTCGACAACGGGGAAGAGATAGACTACGACAGACTACTCATCTCGAGCGGTGCAACGCCCAGCATAATTCCGCAGTTCAGGAGGGAGAACGTCATAGGTGTTAGAACCCTGGAAGACGCCAAGAGGCTCAGGACGGTGCGTGGGAGGGCCATAATAATTGGTGCCGGGCCGGTGGCGGTTGAGACTGCGATAGCCCTGAAAAGGCTCGGGGCAGACCCGGTAATAATCTGCCGTTCGAGGATCCTCAGAAGGCTCTTCGACGAGGACATCTCGGACATCATAAGGGACGTGATGATACTGAACGGCGTCAAGGTTCTCTTCGAGAAGAGCATAGACTTAGTTGGCGACCCGGTTAAGGGGGTCAAAGCGCCCTGCGGTGTCATCCACGGCGACATCGTGGTCGCGGCAATCGGGGTAAGACCCAACCTGAGCTTCCTCGACGGAAGAATAGCCCTTGGAGAGAGGGGTGGCATACTCACTGACGAGAGAATGAGGACGAACGTGGAAGATGTTTACGCGGCAGGAGACTGCGCCGAGACGCGCGACTTGGTAACCGGGCGCTACGGCATCTTCGCCATCTGGCCACTCGCGAGGGAGCAGGGAAGAGTGGCAGGCTACAACATGCTCGGCGTTGAGAAGCGCTACCGCGGCTCGATAAACATGAACATCATAACCATATTCGACAGGGTCTTCGCCTCCATAGGGACTTTCATCGGGGCGAGGAAAGAAGCCTGGCACGGTTCGCACATAGCAAAGCTCTTCATCGAGAACAGCAGGCTGAACGGGGCACAGCTCATCGGTGAATACGCCCTCCAGTACGCCGGAGCCGTTGAGTACCTCATCAGGACGAGGAGGGAGGTTAAGATAGACTCGATGAGCGACACGAAGTCGTTCGTTAAGGGGGTGTGGGAGAAGATGGAAATCAATCAAAGGACATTGTCTTGAGGGGAATCTTACTTGCTTCTCTGCTTCTTTTCGTGCTGTGGTAAAGGTTCAAAACGCCGCAAATTGCCCTCTTGAGAATGAAGCCGTGCCTCTCTAGAAGGTCTTTCAGGAGAACCTTCGACCTCAGGTAGAAGGATATGTAAGCCTTTCTCAGCATCTTTGCTATGCCCTCAGAGGCGAAGTACTTCAGCTTTATAACCGGGTCGATGGTTGTGTACTTTCTCCAGTTTCTCTTTAGGAGTAGGTTGTTCTGAATCGCATAGGTCCAGAGGCTTGTTCCTGGGTAAGGGATGGCTATAGTGAACTGGGCGAAGTCAACGCCAACTTTTTTGGCGAACTTTATTGTCGTCTCAACTCCCCTCTAGTCTCCTCTGGAAAGCCTATTATGAAAGAGCCAAGCGCCTGGAGTCCTGCCGTTTTGGCCGTTTTAATAGCATCAAACGACTGCTCTGGGGGTTATGCCCTTTCCTATGAAGTCCAGCGTTTTCTGAGAGCCG
The genomic region above belongs to Thermococcus sp. and contains:
- a CDS encoding NAD(P)/FAD-dependent oxidoreductase, which codes for MRHVIIGAGGAGTAAAETIMANSEDEVLVINREKTLPYSPAALPYYIEGTVRRDGLFVWNWHFVRSSGIDYLMGREIIKVDTEAKKVLLDNGEEIDYDRLLISSGATPSIIPQFRRENVIGVRTLEDAKRLRTVRGRAIIIGAGPVAVETAIALKRLGADPVIICRSRILRRLFDEDISDIIRDVMILNGVKVLFEKSIDLVGDPVKGVKAPCGVIHGDIVVAAIGVRPNLSFLDGRIALGERGGILTDERMRTNVEDVYAAGDCAETRDLVTGRYGIFAIWPLAREQGRVAGYNMLGVEKRYRGSINMNIITIFDRVFASIGTFIGARKEAWHGSHIAKLFIENSRLNGAQLIGEYALQYAGAVEYLIRTRREVKIDSMSDTKSFVKGVWEKMEINQRTLS